ATCTGCACGGCAGCTCGGCGCTGGCTCAGCGCGGCGTGAGGCTCAGGACCACCTGCACCGCGGTTCCCCCGCCCTCCCGCGGCTTCCAGTGGATACTCCCGCCGAGTTCGCTCATGACGAGGGTGCGCACGATCTGCAACCCCAGGCCTTCCGTGTAGGACCCGGCCGGGAGTCCGACGCCGTCGTCCGCGACGGTCACGGTCAGCAGTTCGTCCCCGTCCTCGCTTTCGGAGCGGTCGGCAAGCAGCCAGACGGTTCCGGCCCGGCCCTCGAGCCCGTGTTCGACCGCGTTCGTCACGAGTTCGTTGATCACCAGGGCCAGCGGCGTGGCGAAGTCACTGGGCAGCTCCCCGAACAGCCCGGACCGCTGGGTCTTCACCTGCTGCGAGGGTGAGGCGACCTCCGCGGACAGTCGGAACTGGCGTCCGATCAGCTCGTCGAAGTCGACGCTCTGGGTCAGGCCCTGGGAAAGGGTTTCGTGGACCAGTGCGATGGTGGCGACCCGGCGCATGGCCTGTTCGAGCCCTTGCTTGGCCTCGTCGCTGACCATCCGGCGGGACTGCATCCGCAACAGCGCCGCCACGGTCTGCAAGTTGTTCTTGACGCGGTGGTGGATTTCGCGGATGGTGGCGTCCTTCGTGACGAGCTCCATCTCCCGCCGCCGCAGTTCCGAGACGTCACGGCACAGCACGAGCGCCCCGAAACGCTGTTGTTCGTCGCGCAGCGGGATCGCCCGCAGCGACAGGCTCACCCCGCGGGACTCGATTTCGCTGCGCCACGGCATGCGTCCGGTGACCACGAGCGGCAGGGTCTCGTCCACCATCCGCCGATCCCGCAGCAGGCCCGCGGTGACCTCGGCCAGCGACCGGCCCTCGAGGGACTCGCCGTCGCCGAGCCGGCGGAAGGCGGACACCCCGTTCGGGCTCGCGTATTGCACGATTCCCTCGGCGTCGAGCCGGATCAGGCCGTCCCCGACG
The nucleotide sequence above comes from Arthrobacter sp. KBS0702. Encoded proteins:
- a CDS encoding sensor histidine kinase encodes the protein MAIFTDPIREHADFGPGDAEWLHLLVGDWQMVADLAFADLALWFPHPELGYVALAHVRPSTTHTVFHADFVGEGIRSDLKRLVDKAWESRTIERSNETNWSSDTAMRVEAVPMVRNGRTLAIVTSHMDLSSSRMPSRLELTYRQCAYDLLRMGTLGLWPDFASPTGSRRGAPRVGDGLIRLDAEGIVQYASPNGVSAFRRLGDGESLEGRSLAEVTAGLLRDRRMVDETLPLVVTGRMPWRSEIESRGVSLSLRAIPLRDEQQRFGALVLCRDVSELRRREMELVTKDATIREIHHRVKNNLQTVAALLRMQSRRMVSDEAKQGLEQAMRRVATIALVHETLSQGLTQSVDFDELIGRQFRLSAEVASPSQQVKTQRSGLFGELPSDFATPLALVINELVTNAVEHGLEGRAGTVWLLADRSESEDGDELLTVTVADDGVGLPAGSYTEGLGLQIVRTLVMSELGGSIHWKPREGGGTAVQVVLSLTPR